Genomic DNA from Niallia circulans:
ACACCGCCGCCCAGCACAATTCTATCTGGGTTCAATAAATGAATTAAGTTCGTTAAACCAATCCCAATTGTTTCACCAATTTGGTTAAGAAAATCTGCATGTGTCTTGCTTCCCGTTTGCGCTAAAGCGTAAACTTCCTCTCCAGTAATTCGCTCACCGCAAAACTCCATCGACCGTTCGGCAATCGCGATACCACTTACTAATGTTTGCAGGCAGCCTCGATTACCACATTCACACACAGCACCGTGCAAATCGATGGTCATATGACCGAACTCGCCAGCAATTCCTTGTGCGCCATGATGCAGATGACCATTTAATACGATTCCTGCACCAACACCTCTGCCAATGTTAATTGCCACCATGCTGTCGACACTGCCATGTCCGCCAAACCATGACTCTCCTAATGCCATTGCTCTTGCATCATTTTCAATCTTAATAGCTAACCCGAATTCCTTCTCAAGCTCCTCTTTCACACGAATATTCCTTAAGTTGATATTGGGAGCAACAAGCACCTCTCCTGCCTCTACATCCACAACACCATGCATAGCCATGCCAATCCCGATTACCTTCTCTCTTTCCATGTTAGAACAAGCTAACAGGCCGAATACAGCTTGCTTTAATGTTTCAACAAACTCTTCATTCGTAATAGGCATTTGCAGTGCTGCTGTATTACGGTAATAGATTTCGCCCGTTAAATCCGTAATCACA
This window encodes:
- a CDS encoding ROK family transcriptional regulator → MERGSFQWMKSVNKTIILNKIRVSEPISRAQIAKETRLTPPTVSSIVRELMAEGLVIETVLGESSGGRKPTMLHINSKAFFAIGVDAGPETVDCVITDLTGEIYYRNTAALQMPITNEEFVETLKQAVFGLLACSNMEREKVIGIGMAMHGVVDVEAGEVLVAPNINLRNIRVKEELEKEFGLAIKIENDARAMALGESWFGGHGSVDSMVAINIGRGVGAGIVLNGHLHHGAQGIAGEFGHMTIDLHGAVCECGNRGCLQTLVSGIAIAERSMEFCGERITGEEVYALAQTGSKTHADFLNQIGETIGIGLTNLIHLLNPDRIVLGGGVIKSKQYLLPAIKRKIEKTALTKTAAKTEVLATTLGDDATVLGAVSLLLVELFDQS